One Setaria viridis chromosome 5, Setaria_viridis_v4.0, whole genome shotgun sequence genomic region harbors:
- the LOC117857196 gene encoding uncharacterized protein has product MRGAVEVHAIGRDVASASPLRLRDPPALDMMRYQRLSPDCLPLGNGGGGGGAVPRKSASRSSFKDDDVPAVATDGSRLASYLAATPHESKPLRARAPQPPPLSTSAAGRSPARDHAHHHNSDSSDTTSPTSTGGGGGGAVVGDVLLQWGHNKRSRCRRDSAAAAPSAQRRQAGVGGGVKIQRRSSAPAAEKLMPPPPAAGSYTRGSNLRAASSFPSRASASTAAAGDARHGSHHPPHHHRSVEERSGGGQKRSLPDKAHKSAMDAILHMESKNSHHHHHDSPLTANGAVAAGEKLGAERFELPRIYISLSRKEKEDDFLAMKGTKLPQRPKKRAKNVDKTLQFVFPGMWLSDLTKGRYEVREKKCVKKKRRGLKGMESMDSDSE; this is encoded by the exons ATGCGTGGCGCCGTTGAGGTCCACGCGATTGGCAGAGACGTCGCGTCCGCGAGCCCTCTGAGACTCAGAGACCCTCCGGCATTGGACATGATGAG GTACCAAAGGCTAAGCCCGGACTGCCTCCCGCTCGGcaacggaggcggcggcggaggcgccgttCCACGGAAGTCGGCGTCGAGATCCTCCTTCAAGGACGACGACGTCCCGGCCGTGGCAACGGACGGCTCCCGCCTCGCCTCGTACCTCGCTGCCACACCGCACGAGTCCAAGCCGCttcgcgcccgcgcgccgcagccgccgcctttATCAACGtcggcggccggccggagccCGGCGCGCGACCACGCGCACCACCACAACTCCGACTCCTCCGACACCACCTCGCCGAcctccaccggcggcggcggcggcggtgccgtcgTCGGCGACGTGCTGCTGCAGTGGGGGCACAACAAGCGGTCCCGCTGCCGGCGGgactcggccgccgccgcgccgtccgcgcAGCGCCGGcaggccggcgtcggcggcggcgtcaagaTCCAGCGGCgttcgtcggcgccggcggcggagaagctcatgccgccgccgcccgcagccgGCTCCTACACGCGCGGGTCCAACCTGCGGGCGGCGTCCTCCTTCCCGTCCCGCGCGtcggcctccaccgccgccgccggagacgccCGCCACGGCAGCCACCACCCGCCCCACCACCACAG GTCCGTCGAGGAGCGATCGGGCGGCGGGCAGAAGCGGTCGTTGCCGGACAAGGCGCACAAGTCCGCCATGGACGCCATCCTGCACATGGAGTCCAAGAAcagccatcaccaccaccacgactCGCCGTTGACTGCCAacggcgcggtcgccgccggcgagaaaCTGGGCGCGGAGCGGTTCGAGCTGCCGCGGATCTACATCTCGCTGTCGCGCAAGGAGAAGGAGGACGACTTCCTGGCCATGAAGGGCACCAAGCTGCCCCAGCGGCCCAAGAAGAGGGCCAAGAACGTGGACAAGACCCTCCAA TTTGTCTTCCCGGGGATGTGGCTGTCAGATTTGACGAAAGGCCGGTATGAGGTGCGGGAGAAGAAATGCGTGAAGAAG AAGCGAAGAGGGCTGAAAGGGATGGAGAGCATGGACAGCGACTCCGAGTGA